In Natronococcus sp. AD-5, the genomic window GTGCGGACGACCTGTCCGACCCGACGCATCACTCCCGCATCGCGACGACGTACGCCGCGACGGCCTGGACGAGGTCGTTCTTCGTCGAGTCGTCGGCCCCGCGAACGACGACCCGGCCGCGGTCGGCCCAGTGCTCCCGCGAGTAGGACTTGTCCCGCTCGATCGTGGCGTCGTAGCCGATCTGCTGGACGGCTTTCGCGATCTCGTCGACCGTCGGCTCCTCGACCGCCAAGTCCTCGGCGACCCGTCGCCCCTCGGCCCGGGAGAGGTCCGTATCGAGATAGGCGGGCCAGATGACGTTCTCGACCATACCGTCATCTCGGCAGGCCTCCGGGTAAACACTTTTCAAAAATGGTCGGTTTCGCCCTCGAGTTCGGTCGGCGCTCGATACCGCGTTACCGGCGGCGAGTCAGTCCCGCCAGCAGGGCGAGCAGCGCCGCGGCGGCGACGGGAACGCCGAAGCCGGGGATCGTGTCGCCGCCCTCGGCCGTCGCGTCTGCATCGTCGGCCTCCTCATCTTCGGCCTCCTCATCCTCGGCGTGGATCTCCTGTGCGATCTCTTCGATCGCGAGCACGACGAGCGGACCGGGTTGGCTCATGTACTGGTCGTTGACCGCGACGAACTGCTCGTTCTCGTAGGCGGTCGTTTCCGTGATGGGCTCGCTGACCGGCGGCTCGTCGCCCCAGGACTCGCCGTAGACGATCCACTCGGGATCTTCCGCGACGACGACCTCGTCGCTGATCTCGGCCCAGCCCTCGATGCCGGCTTCCGCGCCCAGGTTCTCGACGCCGGCGGCCGTCAGGATTTCGTGCTGGAACGTTCCCTCGCCGGCGGTGAAGCCGTCGCCCATCTCGTAGTACGCGAGCGGACGGTCGTCGTCGTCGACCATCTCTTCGACGCTCTCGAGTCGGTCGTCCATCCACTCGAGCGTCTCCGCGGCACCCTCGCACTCGCCGACGATCTCGCCGGTCAACCTGACGTTCTCCGCGACGCCGTCGAGGGATCGTTCGGTCGGGAAGACGTAGACGGTCAGCCCCGAGTCGCGAAGCTGATCGATCACGTCGTCGCCCTGGAGCGCGTTCGCCGCGAGGACGACGTCGGGATCGCGGTCGATGACCTCCTCGGCGACGGGCGTGACGCCGTCGTCCTCGGAGATGTCGAGTTCCTCGTCGGCCTCGAGGTACTCGGTGTACGGGCCGACAGGCATACCGTCGACCTTCTCTTCGGCGCCGATCTCGAACATCACCTGGGCGTCGCTCGGCTGCAGCGCGACGACCGAGTCGGGCTCTTCCTCGATCGTTATCTGCTCGCCGGTCGCGTCCTCACCCTCGAAGGGGAACTCGCAGGTCGGCTCTTCTTGCGCGATACTCGCCGCCCCTTCCCCCGCGACGGCGGTCGGCGTGAACGCGGCGAGCGCGGTCAGTACGGCCACGAAAACGATCAGTGATTTTCGCATCGATCGGACAGTGGTCCCCACTCCAACAAATATTTGCCTACTGCAAGCGAGCTTTCAGCCGTGTCTCGGGGTCGCACCGTCTCGTGGTCGCTCGCGCTGTCGGTGCTACTGGGCGCCGTCGTCGTCGCCAGCGCGGCGCTCGGACCGGTCCGGATCGATCCGGTGACCGTTTCGAAGGCGATCGTCAACCTCGTCGGGATCGGCGGGTACGAGGTGCCCGCGACGCACCAGACGATCGTCGCGGACGTCAGACTCCCCCGAATCCTCCTGGCGGCGACGGTCGGCTTCGCGCTCGCGGCGGCCGGGACGGTCATGCAGGGCTTCTTCAGAAATCCCCTCGCCGATCCGTCGATCATCGGCGTCTCCTCGGGGGCCGCGGTCGGCGCCGTCGCCGCGATCGCCTTCCCCGCGCTCGTGCCGATCGGGAGCGTCCACCTGCCCGCGTTCGTCGGCGCGCTCGCGACCGCGTTTCTGGTCTACGCCATCGCGACCGAGGGCGGTCGCACGCCGGTTGCGACGCTGCTGCTCGCCGGCGTCGCCGTCCAGGCGTTTCTCGGCGCCGTGATCTCGTTCATGCTGGTCCACAGCGGCGAGAACCTTCGGGAAGCGGTCGTCTGGATGATGGGCCACCTCCACCGGAGCAACTGGGGCGACGTCGGCTTCGCGCTGCCGGTAACGCTCGTCGCCGTCCTCGTCCTCGGGGCCTACACCCGCGAGATGAACGTCCTCCTGCTCGGCGAGGAGGACGCCCAGCACCTCGGCGTGAACGTCGAGCGGACCAAGCTGCTGTTGCTCGCGCTCGCGAGCGTCGTCACCGCCGCTGGGGTCGCCGTCGCCGGCATCATCGGTTTCGTCGGCCTCGTCGTCCCCCACGCGATGCGGCTGATCGTCGGCCCGGACCACCGAATCCTGCTGCCGACGAGCGCGCTCGCGGGCGCGTCGTTTCTCGTCGTCGCGGACACCATCGCCCGCGTCGGCGCGTTCGGCATCCCGATCGTCCCCGTCGGAATCGTCACCGCGACCGTCGGCGCGCCGTTCTTCCTCTACCTGCTCACGAACCGGGAGGTGCACGCACTGTGACGGGCGATCAGACGGGCTCGGCCGCAGCGAACGGGGCGCGGGTCGACGTCAGCGACGTCGCCGTGTCGCTCGGCGAGGTCGACGTCCTCGAGGACGTCTCCGTGACCGTCGAGCCGGGCGAGTTCGTCGGTCTGGTCGGGCCGAACGGGGCGGGCAAGACGACCCTCCTGCGGACGATAAGCGGCGCGCTCTCGCCGACGCGAGGAGCCGTCACGATCGACGGCACGGACCTCCACGACCGTTCGTCGAAGGCGGCCAGTCGGCTGGTCGCGGTCGTCCCGCAGGATACGACCCTCTCCTTCTCCTTCGACGTGCGGACCGTCGTCGAGATGGGGCGCTACCCCCATCGGTCGCGGTTCTCGCCGCCGGCCAAGGGCGATCGCGAGCGGGTCGAACGCGCCCTCGAGCGGACCCGAACCGCCGAATTCGCCGACCGGCCGATCGACGAGGTCAGCGGCGGAGAGCGCCAGCGGGTCGTCCTCGCCCGCGCGATCGCGCAGGACACCCCCGTCCTGTTGCTGGACGAGCCGACGGCCAGCCTCGACGTCAACCACCAGATCGAGACGCTCGAGCTCGTTCGCGACCTCGTCGAGGACGGCAGTACCGTCGTCGCCGCGATCCACGACCTGGACCTCGCCGCGCGGTACTGCGATCGCCTCGTCGCCCTCGCGGACGGATCGGTGCTGGAGGCGGGGCCGCCCGAATCGGTGCTGAACACGAACACCCTCGCGGCCGCC contains:
- a CDS encoding heme ABC transporter ATP-binding protein, encoding MTGDQTGSAAANGARVDVSDVAVSLGEVDVLEDVSVTVEPGEFVGLVGPNGAGKTTLLRTISGALSPTRGAVTIDGTDLHDRSSKAASRLVAVVPQDTTLSFSFDVRTVVEMGRYPHRSRFSPPAKGDRERVERALERTRTAEFADRPIDEVSGGERQRVVLARAIAQDTPVLLLDEPTASLDVNHQIETLELVRDLVEDGSTVVAAIHDLDLAARYCDRLVALADGSVLEAGPPESVLNTNTLAAAFDVSAAVTENPVTGTPTVTALRETAVSPVPERVHVVGNDSSAASVVSRLAAAGVDCTIGPVSSGDIAAEVARQQGVETLEIEPFAPLSAADRSSVRRSLEAADATVAADLEVGAGNQLVLEDLAETTPLVVVERRPFVERNHAGERARTLYEQCRRRGVVASPDEVLEAVAEAANASRSPREVETTED
- the srp19 gene encoding signal recognition particle subunit SRP19 yields the protein MVENVIWPAYLDTDLSRAEGRRVAEDLAVEEPTVDEIAKAVQQIGYDATIERDKSYSREHWADRGRVVVRGADDSTKNDLVQAVAAYVVAMRE
- the btuC gene encoding vitamin B12 ABC transporter permease BtuC encodes the protein MSRGRTVSWSLALSVLLGAVVVASAALGPVRIDPVTVSKAIVNLVGIGGYEVPATHQTIVADVRLPRILLAATVGFALAAAGTVMQGFFRNPLADPSIIGVSSGAAVGAVAAIAFPALVPIGSVHLPAFVGALATAFLVYAIATEGGRTPVATLLLAGVAVQAFLGAVISFMLVHSGENLREAVVWMMGHLHRSNWGDVGFALPVTLVAVLVLGAYTREMNVLLLGEEDAQHLGVNVERTKLLLLALASVVTAAGVAVAGIIGFVGLVVPHAMRLIVGPDHRILLPTSALAGASFLVVADTIARVGAFGIPIVPVGIVTATVGAPFFLYLLTNREVHAL
- a CDS encoding PGF-CTERM-anchored ABC transporter substrate-binding protein, translated to MRKSLIVFVAVLTALAAFTPTAVAGEGAASIAQEEPTCEFPFEGEDATGEQITIEEEPDSVVALQPSDAQVMFEIGAEEKVDGMPVGPYTEYLEADEELDISEDDGVTPVAEEVIDRDPDVVLAANALQGDDVIDQLRDSGLTVYVFPTERSLDGVAENVRLTGEIVGECEGAAETLEWMDDRLESVEEMVDDDDRPLAYYEMGDGFTAGEGTFQHEILTAAGVENLGAEAGIEGWAEISDEVVVAEDPEWIVYGESWGDEPPVSEPITETTAYENEQFVAVNDQYMSQPGPLVVLAIEEIAQEIHAEDEEAEDEEADDADATAEGGDTIPGFGVPVAAAALLALLAGLTRRR